A stretch of Methanosphaerula palustris E1-9c DNA encodes these proteins:
- a CDS encoding ABC transporter permease, whose translation MDTGFTTVYWRDMLRFVRFKALLISSLVQPALWLAFFGVAMSSNFDRLAGMTPAFPGVVQVGYMTFIAAGVIAMTTLFTSLFGGIVLLFDKNWGLMREILASPMNRNNIIIGIGLSGVTKSFIQAMVIMLFGLLLGVKFFVGYTAVQTIFAILGILLFVGIFALGFLFLSAFISMSMESPEGLQGVTTLLTMPIFFASNALYPIDGFPEILKLVSTVNPLTLMINGIRYFAIGDNFTAIGLHFVYTPMDILISFLGLIAFAIATFTLAWWKFRRAVIT comes from the coding sequence ATGGATACAGGATTCACAACCGTCTACTGGCGGGACATGCTCAGATTTGTCAGGTTCAAAGCCCTGCTGATCTCATCGCTGGTGCAGCCGGCCCTCTGGCTTGCGTTCTTCGGGGTCGCGATGTCCAGTAACTTCGACCGGCTGGCCGGGATGACGCCGGCCTTCCCGGGCGTCGTTCAGGTCGGGTATATGACCTTCATCGCCGCCGGCGTGATCGCCATGACCACCCTCTTCACCAGCCTCTTCGGCGGGATCGTCCTCCTCTTCGATAAGAACTGGGGGTTGATGCGTGAGATCCTGGCATCTCCGATGAATCGGAACAACATCATCATCGGGATCGGTCTCTCAGGCGTCACCAAGTCGTTCATCCAGGCCATGGTGATCATGCTCTTCGGCCTGCTGCTCGGAGTGAAGTTCTTCGTCGGATACACCGCAGTCCAGACGATATTTGCAATCCTCGGGATCCTGCTCTTTGTCGGGATATTCGCCCTCGGATTTCTCTTCCTCTCGGCGTTCATCTCGATGTCGATGGAGTCCCCGGAGGGACTGCAGGGGGTCACCACACTGCTGACGATGCCGATCTTCTTCGCCTCCAATGCACTCTACCCGATCGATGGGTTCCCGGAGATCCTCAAACTCGTCTCCACGGTCAACCCGCTGACCCTCATGATCAACGGGATCCGGTACTTTGCGATCGGCGACAACTTCACGGCGATCGGCCTGCACTTCGTCTACACCCCGATGGATATCCTGATCTCATTCCTCGGGCTGATCGCCTTCGCCATCGCCACGTTCACCCTCGCCTGGTGGAAGTTCCGGAGAGCGGTCATCACCTGA
- the cofC gene encoding 2-phospho-L-lactate guanylyltransferase: MTPLAVIPFRPLNPKSRLSGIMTREERELFAAAMLTDVIGAVTAAGCTPLVLATTPYTVASVRVRVTDADLSTALNTLLRDQDGPVLIMMADIPLATKEAITAVISADADVAIVPGRGGGTNAIYLQQGSSFATDYYGQSFMKHCRIAEERNLSLEVIDSFRLYVDIDEEEDLVDLLIHGTGESAALLRSFGFQPISMKGRVSVIRSSP, translated from the coding sequence ATGACTCCGCTTGCAGTGATCCCGTTCCGGCCGCTGAACCCCAAGTCCAGACTGAGCGGGATCATGACCAGAGAGGAGCGGGAACTGTTCGCTGCCGCAATGCTGACTGATGTTATCGGTGCCGTGACTGCTGCAGGGTGCACGCCGCTCGTCCTCGCCACCACACCCTACACTGTTGCCAGCGTCCGGGTCCGTGTCACCGACGCAGATCTGAGCACTGCACTCAACACCCTCCTCCGTGATCAGGACGGCCCGGTGCTGATCATGATGGCGGACATCCCGCTCGCTACGAAGGAAGCGATCACTGCGGTGATCAGCGCCGATGCAGATGTCGCAATCGTGCCGGGGCGGGGTGGCGGGACCAATGCGATCTATCTACAACAGGGCTCCTCCTTTGCGACCGATTATTATGGCCAGAGTTTTATGAAGCACTGCAGAATTGCAGAGGAGCGAAACCTCTCCCTTGAGGTGATCGACTCATTCCGCCTGTACGTGGACATCGACGAGGAGGAGGACCTGGTCGACCTTTTGATCCATGGAACCGGGGAGAGCGCCGCCCTGCTCCGGTCGTTTGGGTTCCAACCGATCAGTATGAAGGGTAGGGTCAGCGTCATCCGATCCTCCCCCTGA
- a CDS encoding ATP-binding cassette domain-containing protein has product MEHIIEVQHLSHQFDDFVAVDDVSFSVEKGEIFSFLGPNGAGKSTVINVLTTLLRLQKGSVTIAGYDLARDPVKIRKSIGIVFQQETLDRDMTVWETLEFHGRLYGLERADRRERIERLITLVELETKQDDLTRNLSGGMKRRLEIARGLMTRPAVLFLDEPTIGLDPQTRTRMWEYLREVNEEGTTIFLTTHYMDEADQLSNHIDIIDHGKVIISGRSWELKNTLGQDLIYIETTDNVGATRIVGENPSVREVKKKGKGLLVMITEDGTHLLPGILESLQKEGIRLTAVNLKKPSMDDVFMHYTGKDLRDEEQPRMQPQARRTRR; this is encoded by the coding sequence GTGGAGCATATCATAGAGGTGCAGCACTTAAGTCACCAGTTCGATGACTTTGTGGCGGTGGACGACGTCAGTTTCTCGGTGGAGAAGGGGGAGATATTCTCATTCCTGGGTCCGAACGGGGCCGGGAAGAGCACCGTGATCAATGTCCTGACCACGCTTCTGCGGCTGCAGAAGGGATCGGTCACCATCGCAGGCTATGATCTCGCCAGAGACCCGGTGAAGATCAGAAAGTCGATAGGGATCGTCTTCCAGCAGGAGACCCTGGACCGGGACATGACAGTCTGGGAGACCCTTGAGTTCCATGGAAGGCTGTATGGGCTCGAGCGAGCTGACCGGCGAGAGCGGATCGAGAGACTGATCACCCTGGTTGAACTGGAGACGAAACAGGACGACCTGACCCGAAACCTGAGCGGTGGGATGAAACGTCGTCTGGAGATCGCACGCGGACTGATGACCAGGCCGGCAGTCCTCTTCCTGGACGAACCGACGATCGGCCTGGACCCGCAGACCCGGACGAGGATGTGGGAGTACCTCCGCGAGGTGAACGAGGAGGGGACCACCATCTTCCTGACCACCCATTACATGGACGAGGCCGACCAGCTCAGCAACCATATCGATATCATCGACCACGGAAAGGTCATCATATCAGGGAGGTCCTGGGAACTGAAGAACACCCTCGGCCAGGACCTGATCTATATCGAGACCACGGACAATGTCGGGGCTACCCGGATCGTTGGAGAGAACCCGAGTGTTCGTGAGGTGAAGAAGAAGGGAAAGGGACTGCTGGTGATGATCACCGAGGATGGGACCCATTTACTGCCAGGGATCCTCGAATCACTGCAGAAAGAGGGGATCCGGTTGACCGCAGTCAACCTCAAGAAGCCGTCGATGGACGACGTCTTCATGCACTACACCGGAAAGGATCTGCGGGATGAAGAACAGCCGCGGATGCAGCCACAGGCACGGAGAACGAGGAGGTGA